GAACGCGATCCGGCCCACAGGTTAGTGTCGCGTCCGGGACACGACACTAGGTTGCCGGACATGCTCAGGCTTCATCCGTACGAATACCACATGCCGCATGCGCTCGACGAGGCGCTGTCGTTGCTCGCCGTCCATGGTGACGATGCGATGCCCATCGCCGGCGGGACCGATCTCGTCCCCAACATGAAGCACGGGCTATTCACGCCCGGCCACCTCGTCGCCCTCAGCCGGGTCCGGGAGATGCACGGGATCGCCTCCAGCGAGGAGGAAATCCGCATCGGGGCGGCCGAGACGCTGACTTCGGTCGCGACCCACCCTGACATCCTCGCGCGGATCCCGAGCTTGGCGCGCGCCGCCGAACTCGTGTCGGGTCCGCAGCTACGGCGCGTGGGCACCATCGGCGGCAACGTCTGCCTCGATACGCGGTGCGCCTACTACAACCAGACGAAGTTCTGGCGGAAGGCGCTCGGCTACTGTCTGAAGAAGGACGGCGACCTCTGCCACGTCGTGAAGGGCGGCACCCGCTGCGTCGCGGCGCACTCGGCGGACACTCCGCCCGTGCTCGCGGTGCTCGATGCGATCCTCGAGGTCGCGGACGAGGACGGGACGCGCGACGTACCGATACGGCAATTCTTCACATCCGACGGAATCTGGAACCGATCCATCGGGAGAAGCGAACTCGTCGTCGCGATCCGGGTTCCGCGGCCGCCCGCGGGTACGCAGGTTGCGTTTCAGAAACTCCGGCCGCGCGCCGCGATCGATTTCCCGCTGGCCAACCTAGCGGTGCGCGTCGGGCGCGACGACGACGGCCGCGTGTCCGACTTTCGCCTCGTCGTCTCAGCGATGGGCGCCTATCCCCGCCACGTGGGCAAAGTCGAGGATGCCGCCATGGGGAACCGTCTCGGTCCCGGCGTGATCGAGGCCGTGGCCGAGCAGGCGTTCCGCCAGTGTCACCCGCTCTCCAACATCACGGTCGATCCGGAATGGCGCCGCGCCATGATCCCCGTCCTCGTCCGCCGCGCCCTCAACGAAATCGCCGCCGCCTGACGCCCCGAACGCAGCGGGGGTTTGCCACGGACGGCTAGTAGGCAAAGAGATCGGCGAGGGGGACGTAGGCCTCACCGGCGAACGCCAGCACGTCGTCGATGCCGAACAGGATCTCGTCGAGCGCCGCGAGTTCCGTGTTGGTGAATCCCCGACCCGCAGCATCGATGAAGACGGGTGCGTCCACGGTGCCCTCGACGAGCGCCTCCACGCGCCCCGCCTGGCGGATCTCGCCCTCCTGCGCCCCGTTCACGACGGCGAGGTCCACGAGCGTCCGCCCGGCCGAGCCATCGAGGTCCATGCGGAAGCGGAGATCCGCGTGCGATCCGTCCGCCGACAGACCGCCACCGACCCGCAATCGTACCTCCGTCCCCTCGGCCGAGAGCACGCGGTGCGTGGACGTGACATACGTCATG
This window of the Candidatus Palauibacter australiensis genome carries:
- a CDS encoding FAD binding domain-containing protein — translated: ERDPAHRLVSRPGHDTRLPDMLRLHPYEYHMPHALDEALSLLAVHGDDAMPIAGGTDLVPNMKHGLFTPGHLVALSRVREMHGIASSEEEIRIGAAETLTSVATHPDILARIPSLARAAELVSGPQLRRVGTIGGNVCLDTRCAYYNQTKFWRKALGYCLKKDGDLCHVVKGGTRCVAAHSADTPPVLAVLDAILEVADEDGTRDVPIRQFFTSDGIWNRSIGRSELVVAIRVPRPPAGTQVAFQKLRPRAAIDFPLANLAVRVGRDDDGRVSDFRLVVSAMGAYPRHVGKVEDAAMGNRLGPGVIEAVAEQAFRQCHPLSNITVDPEWRRAMIPVLVRRALNEIAAA